From the genome of Eublepharis macularius isolate TG4126 chromosome 12, MPM_Emac_v1.0, whole genome shotgun sequence, one region includes:
- the LOC129340250 gene encoding von Willebrand factor A domain-containing protein 5A-like isoform X7 has protein sequence MAVIGLITKSQEPVPLQSISVDVAVQGFVADVVSELRYKNEEKATVEVTFVFPLDDEAAVYAFEGLIGGTRIEAQIREKKQAQQEYEDALSEGRGAFLLERETNTSDIFTCSLGNLPPDGEATLKLRYVQALAPEPDGAVRFVLPAVLNPRYTPQGSEGDTVTMGIPRVPRGKLPYTLSLCATLESSHGINRVESKCTLAPLRFTAEDRTAAQVSLAEGHQFDRDVELLIYYEDVHKPSAVLEAGKPGAAPGSLMGDPALLVTMYPSLRCASKPGLNATGEFIFLLDRSGSMGCSTDSSSSDAPPRIQSAKETLILLLKSLPLGCYFNIYGFGSTYNSFYLQSVEYTQQTMSESLQRVKDLQADLGGTEILQPLKAIYSQACREGHPCQLFVFTDGEVSNTEEVIAEVQHHGSSHRWAP, from the exons ATGGCAGTCATTGGCCTCATCACAAAGTCTCAGGAGCCAG TGCCCTTGCAAAGCATCTCCGTGGATGTGGCGGTCCAAGGTTTTGTGGCTGATGTGGTGTCTGAGCTTCGGTACAAGAATGAAGAAAAGGCCACAGTGGAAGttacctttgttttccctctggATGATGAAGCTGCTGTCTATGCCTTTGAGGGCCTGATCGGTGGGACACGGATTGAAGCCCAGATCCGAGAGAAGAAGCAG GCACAGCAAGAATACGAGGATGCCCTGAGCGAAGGACGGGGAGCCTTCCTGCTTGAGAGGGAGACAAACACCAGTGACATTTTCACCTGCAGTCTGGGCAACCTTCCTCCCGACGGGGAGGCCACACTGAAGCTGCGCTATGTCCAGGCATTGGCTCCCGAGCCTGATGGGGCCGTCCGCTTTGTCCTGCCTGCTGTGCTGAACCCGCGCTACACACCCCAGG GATCAGAAGGGGACACCGTCACCATGGGCATACCACGAGTGCCCAGGGGAAAGCTTCCGTATACACTCAGCCTCTGTGCCACACTGGAGTCCTCCCACGGCATCAACCGGGTGGAATCCAAATGCACCCTTGCGCCCCTTCGCTTCACAGCAGAAGACCGTACTGCTGCCCAG GTCTCCTTGGCTGAAGGGCACCAGTTTGACCGAGATGTGGAGCTGTTGATTTATTATGAGGATGTTCACAAGCCCAGTGCAGTCCTCGAGGCTGGGAAGCCTGGAGCTGCACCAG GCTCCTTgatgggggacccagcacttctGGTCACCATGTACCCCAGCTTGCGCTGTGCCTCCAAACCAGGCCTGAATGCCACCGGGGAGTTCATCTTCCTGCTGGATCGGTCTGGCAGCATGGGTTGCAGCACTGATTCCAGCAGCTCTGATGCACCACCACGTATTCAGAGCGCCAAG gAGACCCTGATTCTGCTGCTAAAGAGCCTCCCGCTGGGCTGTTATTTCAACATTTACGGCTTTGGATCCACCTATAACTCGTTCTACCT GCAGAGTGTAGAGTACACACAGCAGACCATGTCGGAATCTCTCCAGCGTGTGAAGGACCTACAGGCTGACTTGGGGGGCACAGAGATTCTACAACCACTGAAGGCCATTTACAGCCAAGCTTGTCGAGAAGGCCATCCATGCCAG